The following nucleotide sequence is from Anabaena sphaerica FACHB-251.
TTCTTTAACACTACTTAGGGTATTAAAATTACGAATATCATTTTGAATAACTGTCATTCCAGGCTGGTTATAACGCAGCGTATCACAAGCCCAAGCATCAATTTCAACAGATATAGGAATAGAAAAACCTGCCATCTTAAAACCTAAACCAAAGCCTCCAGCACCCGCAAATAAATCAATAGCAACAGGTTGGTTTGTTATCATAGTCAGTTACTGTAGTTGTTTATCGCATTTAACCTCTAAATAACTTATCATAGTACAAGAGCAAGGAGATAAAATTATGTCAGAAACAGGGCTTATAGAAATGCTAAATATTATCCGAACAATAAAAAACAAACAGTCTACCAAATTATCACAACCTCATCCACCCCATCGTCAAGGATCAGGTAAATCAATTCTATACCATGCTGGAAGGTGGGTTGGTGATGATATTAAAGAATGTTTAGCATTAGTAAAATATTCCCGTGGCTTGGCTGAATTTTAATGGGGCTAACACAATGACATCAGGACATTTAGCAATTGTTAAAAATGGGAAAATAGAATTAGTAGATCCCGTATCTATTCCTGAAGGAACAAAAGTATTTATTATTCCTATTGTTTTAGAACCCGATACAGAAGAAAGAGAAAATTGGGAAAATT
It contains:
- a CDS encoding glycosyl hydrolase family 31 gives rise to the protein MAWLNFNGANTMTSGHLAIVKNGKIELVDPVSIPEGTKVFIIPIVLEPDTEERENWENFSLNNLNQCYAENEPEYNIESINNINFTK